A segment of the Panicum hallii strain FIL2 chromosome 1, PHallii_v3.1, whole genome shotgun sequence genome:
GTTGAAGGCTTCAAGGCTACACTTACACCCAAATTTGACAGGCAGACCTGACCTGCAACAGTTACGACGTGGACGAAACAACCATTGCAACAACCGAGTTATGAGCTGTCTCATACCTACTCTGTTTCCAGGTGCCCGGGTCTGCTCGACTAAGGGTAGTTCGTTTCTTAGGGTATAAAGTTTAGATCTGTCACattaaagagaatcttatcatttaaaagtattaaataaagtctaattacaaaactaattgcagaaccccagggctaattcgtgagacgaatctaatgaggtatattagtccatgattagcggatgattactgtagcgtcactgtagcaaattatggattaattaggctcattaaatttgtctcgcgaatcagcacccatctgtgaaaaaaatttataaacagattttatttaatatttctaaatagcaagattctcatTTGATGTGACGGGGCTAAattttagagggtaggaaatgAACACACCCTGAGGCTCAATTTGTTTTCGGATCAGATTACACACACGATTGTACAATTAAAATGAATATATCTTGATCAGCTTATAAGATTATGATAATTTAGGATagttaatatatatatatatatatattagaaTAATCTACAGTACTTGTTGTTCATGCTGTCCACGTGAGATTATACAAGACTATACGAGCTAGATTATATAAGGACGACGAAAAAAATTAGCCAGCCCACCTACATGACCCCATGACGGGCGCTAGAGAGTACTACTCCGTAACAATAATTGAGAAGCTAGCATCAGCACGTACGCAAACGCACCGTGCAGGTTTGAATCGAGATCCGGATCGACTGGATCTGGCGTACATCCTAATAAAATATCGAATCGCAAACGCTCCACAAGAAGCTTGCAGCGTGCCTAGCCCGCCCGGTCAACGTACGGCTCGTACTCTCACGAGAGGCGTGACGATGACGAGCGCCTGGCCTGGGTTGGCGAGGGCTTGCGCCGACcttgcgcgccgccggccggagACGCGTCTCGCACGTGGGCGAAGCTCCCGGATCGCGGCGCCGACGGCGAAGCAGGCCTACCGCCCGTGCGCCGTTGCGCGCGTACCGACCTGGAGGCATCACACGCGGGTTCGAAACAGATTACGGCCCGGCTGCTGCGTTCTTCGGACCATAGGCTGCGGAGCCTATAAAAAGCCCCGCCCATGCTGACCCAATCCCACCAGCAAAATCGCAAAGAACCCAGCAGCTCCAGTGACCAGAGAGCTACCAGCCTCCTTGCCGGGCAACGCAGCAGCGCTAGCTACCTAGAGCGGATCAACGCCCGAGCCAGCACCCGCACGCCCGGCGATCAGATCACCGATCACCATGGGCTCCCTCGGCGGCGCCGCGCAGGGCAGCAGCAAGCCGCACGCCGTGTGCCTGCCGTACCCGGCGCAGGGCCACATCACCCCGATGCTCAACGTGGCCAAGCTGCTCCACGCCCGGGGCTTCCACGTCACCTTCGTCAACACCGAGTACAACCACGCCCGCCTCGTCCGgacccgcggcgccgccgccgtggccggCGTCCCGGGCTTCCGCTTCGCCACCATCCCGGACGGCCTGCCCCCCTCGGAGGACGACGACGTCACGCAGGACATCCCCTCGCTCTGCAGGTCCACCACCGAGACCTGCCTCGGCCCCTTCCGCCGCCTCCTTGCGGAGCTCAACGACGACTCCGCGGCCACGGGCCACCCGCTCGTCACCTGCGTCGTCTCCGACGTCGTCATGGGCTTCTCCATCGACGCCGCCAAGGAGCTCGGACTACCCTACGTCCAGCTCTGGACCGCGAGCACCATCAGCTTCCTCGCCTACCAGCACTACCGCCTCCTCATGAGCCGGGGCCTCGCCCCACTCAAAGGTATTCAATCAATCAATCTCGTTGACTCCACATGTACAGCGCGTCAAACTTTTCTGCCGCCGCGCGCACGTCACGTGCCATCACTGCAACCGTGTCCGTGCTTCAGCGAGCGAGCAGCCATTTCTGACCTTCTACTGTTGCGCGCAGATGCCGAGCAGCTGACGAACGGATTCCTCGACACGCCGGTGGACGACGTGCCGGGGCTGCGGAGCATGAGGTTCCGGGACTTCCCGAGCTTCATCCGCACGACGGACCTGGACGAGTTCATGGTGCGCTACGTCCTCAAGGAGACGGGGCGCTCGGCGGGCGCGTCGGCGGTGATCGTCAACACCTTCGACGAGCTCGAGggcgaggcggtggcggccatGGAGTCGCTGGGCCTGGCGCGCAAGGTCTACACGCTGGGCCCGCTCCCGCTGCTGGCGCGCGAGGACCCGCCCACCCCGCGCTCCTCCATCAGCCTCAGCCTCTGGAAGGAGCAGGCGGAGTGCCTGCGGTGGCTCGACGGCAGGGAGCCCGGCGCCGTCGTCTACGTCAACTTCGGCAGCATCACCGTCATGACCAACGAGCAGCTGGTGGAGTTCGCGTGGGGGCTGGCCAACAGCGGCCGCCAGTTCCTGTGGATCATCCGGCGCGACCTCGTCAAGGGCGACAGCGCCGTGCTGCCCCCGGAGTTCCTCGCCGCCACGGCCGACCGCGGGCTCATGGCGAGCTGGTGCCcgcagcaggaggtgctggacCACCCGTCCGTCGGCGCGTTCCTGACGCACAGCGGCTGGAACTCCACCCTGGAGGCCATGTGCGGCGGCGTCCCCGTCATCAGCTGGCCCTTCTTCGCCGACCAGCAGACCAACTGCCGGTACCAATGCAACGTGTGGGGCGTGGGCATGGAGATCGACGCCAACGTCCGCCGCGACGCCGTGGCGGGCCTCATCACTGAGCTCATGGagggggagcaggggaaggagaTGAGGAGGAAGACCGGGGAATGGAGGGACAAGGCGATCGAGGCGGCCAAGCCCGGGGGGGCGTCGCACCGCAACTTCGACGAGCTGGTCCGCGACGTGCTCCTGCCCAAGAACTAGGCAGCAGGTTTCCCACATCTTTCTACTGTGTTCCTGTCAGGGTCTTGTAATTTTGATCGTTTGGTTCAAGGTGACAGACAAATCACTATACGTCAGTGTGGTTGTGTAAACCAATAATGTACAAGCCTTCCATTTTGTAACTAGTATATTGCTGAATTGTTCGCTTGGTCCGATGTATCTGCATGCACTGAATCGGACTGAAAAACACAGCTACCGGATGGTGCCAAGAGATGTCAAGAGCTCAAGATGGTACTAGGAGTGAAGTGACGTTGATACAGATGCGAGGTTTTCAGGCACCTAGCTACTCCTTTTATTCTTCGCCTTTTGTTGGTGGAGGATTGGCTGGTTCGATGGGGAAATCAAAAGCTTTTCTTTTTCTGAGGGTGGGAAAATCAAAAGCTTCGTATCGCGTGCGCTCCTGAAGGGGCCCAGTCCGTGATAGCCGTTCTGGGCCGTATGCCACGCTGGCGGACCGCAAATTGACGGGCCGAAGTCGTACCGCAGGCGGCACTAGCAAGGCAGAAAACCGCGCCCATCCGCCATTTGTTTTGTTTCTCGTATCCGAATGAGCCCAATAACTACCTACCCCCGACGCCAAAGGTCATGGCAGATTGGAGGAGGCGTCTATTTATGGCACGTAAAATGATAGGGCGGCAATCGCACATGCAATAAATAGATACAACCGAAATTTAACGGTAGACAAGCATGTCCCCACGGAACAATCGAGCATTCGTTGATCCTCTCACGAGATAATTCATCAACAGGTCAAATTAAATTTCCGATCCCAACTACACGCTGCCATCGAATCATTAGCGAGCAGCGCCAGCATGAAATTTGAAATCCAACAATGTCAGGGTCACCTGCACCGTCCCTACCGGGATCCAGAGCCGGGCGACCCCGCACACAGCGACATCCTGCAGGGCGCGCGAGCCCGACAAGAGCAACGCCCccatgcagcggcctgctgctaCCTCCATGGCGCCACGCGCCCCACACCATACGAGCGGCTGGGCGCGAGCACGAGGGAGACACCTCAGTAAACCCACACATGGCGATCCATCAGAGCCGTACTTACCACCCCCAGAGGCGATGATGGTCGCAATAACTACGTGGCAGCGTCAGGATTAAAAATCGCATCACCACCATCATCATCAGGTTCAGGCGCCACTGCCCCCGACGCGTCTCGCTCGGCCACATCATACGTCACGCAAGGCTACAAGCGCAATCAGTCGGTGCTGGGGCCCCTGCCGAGCGTCGAcgagacgacggcggcggctagTCGGTTCGGCGCTGCGATCCAGCGGTAGATTCAGGCTGCCAGAGCCGTCGTCAGAGGCGAGTCACATGGTGCCATGCAGGCCTGCCTTCAACCTGCCATTACCAGGGCACTAGCAGTTGTAGGGCTGGAATTTACTGCTCTCAAACGCTCTTTACACGCGAGTAAATTGCTTCAGCGGAGAGCAAAAATTGGCTACGGCTACGGGCGGTACAAGCTGCGAGGCAGCGAGCTCGATCTAGGGGGACTGACCTCGTGAAGCAAGCCGCCATGGGCAGGAACAGATGAGATGACACGCCCGAGAAGAAGAATCCGGGGAGCAGATGAGCTAGCTAACCGAGAGCACACCAGAATCTCCATCGGAGCAGAGTACACACGAATTGCCACGGCGCCGTGGAGAAGAGAAGCGTCACCGGCACGCTAGGGGTCGTAGAGGCGGCCGTCGCAGCGGCATTTCCACCCCAGCGGCTTGTAGTTGGAGTAGCGGGAGAAGCCGGCCACCGTGTCGTCGGTGACgcgggccgcgccgccgagcCCCGGCACGGTCGTCACCTGGACGGGTGTGCAGGGGTTGCACGCGCTGCACCGGTTGCGGCAGCTCGGAGGCGTCGACCCCAGCCGCGACTTGTCCTCCGCCAGGTTCTGCAGAGCCCACGTGTCAGAGACGGACGATAGAAAGAAAGCTGCGCCAGAGACAGAAGGGCGCGAGCGCACAACGCGGCGGGCGCTGGTGGTCTCGTACCTGAGAAGAGGAAAACTTCGCCGTGCGGATGCTGGTCGCGGCGCCGAGGAGGAAGCCAAGGAGCACGGCGGCGAGGAGTGCCCGGTGAGGTGAGCTCACGGCCATGAGACCATCTCATACAGCCAGGAAAGTATAGATGTTTGGGCAGGTCGATCGACGGCAGCAAAGGAAAGCAGGGAAGCTCTTCTTGGAGCGAGCGAGATTATTGAGGAGATCGAGCTAGCTTGTGTCTCGTGTAGGCTCTGCCATCAATCAACGCAGTAAAGCTCAGGGAGATGCTGCCGGAAAGCTAGGAGGTGGTTTCCTTGAGCTACTATGGAGAAGCTACCGAGGTTGCTATGGAGCTGAGCAGTGATGGCGCCACAGGTGCACAAGAGAAGCTGCTGGCCACAGTGGCCTATGGAGGGCAATGGTGCGAGGGGGAGCAAGAGCAGAGGAACGGGACGACCGTGGCATGGGCGTATATGTACGAACGGGCCGGGGGACGCCACGGCAGGACGGAGGGCGCAGCAAGGACACGGCTGCTGGTGACCACCTCGCAAGCCTATCACTATTTGGTTTGGTTTCACACAGTGTCCCATGCATACCAGCGGCGTTCTACCGCGCCATCTCTGTATCCCTCGGCTCTGATGGAGGAGGATGCAGTCGCTTTCGAGGGGAGGGGATTGAATGGCGCCACGACAGTCGCTATCGTTCCGGGGACATGGCACTTTGACCGACTGTCGTGTCACAATGAATGAATGGATGAATTGCATTGAATGGATCAGCTATGCAAATGAACAATGCCGCCTCACGGGATCAGGATGCTCATGCTTGTTGCTTGAGAATTGGGGATGTAGTTGGTGATGGCGAAGGAGCAAAGGACTCGGCTGTACGAAGTTGATGAGTGGCAATGGACCAATGCTGGCTGCCATCAGCTATCTGCACTAGCTGAGGCAGCTAGCTAGGGCAGAAGGGAGGCGCGTATAGGATGTGGAGCTCGAGAACGGAAGAACAGCATAGATCTCCTAGGATGCCATGGATGGTCCAAACTCTGAGTGCGAGATGGAGCCGAAGTAGGCTGTCGACCTTGCATGCCATGACGCATCTGGGTCTCTGAGAGCAACCCGTCCTTCAGCAAGCAGTTTCCAGCCAAAGAACGCAAGGCCAGTCCTGTCTTTGATAGTTCCAGCATCAAGACATCAACGGTGGCCATCGAGACACATTCGGAAAAAAGGGACCCCAGGTTCAGAATCTCCTTTACTCGCAGCAACCACCGTACGACGATAACAGGAACCGTCGAACCACCGGCCTGACGGTCTCGGCTATCAGTGGATCGGTCAAACACTCGTGGCCTTGTTCCTCGCGTAGGCCAGCCAGCAGCACGGCACTACGGCAGGCCGGAGGCGGCCGGGTAGATCCGGTGGCAGCAGCAGGCGGAGGACAGCAGGGTGAAAAGGCCCGCAGGAAATAAACGGATCACAAATGATTCCGGTAGCAAAAATGAACTTTATTCCAGCCATCGAATCGAACTATCTATCAAACATCCCCACTGGCCTTCCATACGTACTTGTCCACCAGCACTTCACTAGCACCAGTATCTTCTTCACTGTTCACGCCTTCACGCAACGGCAAGCAGGTCAAAAAAGGCCAGGACGTCGTGTCGCAGGAAACCATGCCGCGTTCAAATGCAGAGTTTTTGAAGCTGCAGCAGCTGCAGTGCCCAGCCATGGCATATGTGGTCTGTGCTGCTCTTCGTCCGGTCCGGCGGCAACGGCGCTATTCCGGTAACCGGAGCGGCCATAACGGCGATCGACGGGCTGCTCGGATTTCGCGAACATGGAACGCCATTACTGCGGCCCCCCCTGACACGGTGCTCACTGTTCATCGTTCATTGAATTCGACCCGTTCCGACGGGGCACGCGGATTCAATTCGCGGTGGCGGAACCTGCCGATGCCCGGCTGCGATCGCGATATCAAAAGACCGGGCGTTTCTTCGCCTGTTCAAATGAGCAGAGGGCGTAGCCGGGTAGGCTCTGCGGTGGGGTTGGGAAAGCTGGGAGCTCTGGACCTGGGAGAATAGGCAAGCAAAGGGTTGCTGATTGCGAGATGGCAGTGGGATGGATGGGACGCTTCGGCGGAGGGTGGTGGCTGAGACGCGGCGCTGGGGAAAGCTGCGCGAGGATGCTGCTGTGCAGAAATCTTCTCAACTTTTGTTTCGACGGGTCTATGTCTATCGAGCTTTGAACTTCACTGCAAGGAGATTCTTCAAGCCTCAGGCGTCAAAGCACACTGGTTAATGTGTGTAGACCATTGGATGCAGTACTGAAAAAGTAGATACGGAGCGGTCAACATACGCCTCGCTCTA
Coding sequences within it:
- the LOC112890347 gene encoding 7-deoxyloganetin glucosyltransferase-like — translated: MGSLGGAAQGSSKPHAVCLPYPAQGHITPMLNVAKLLHARGFHVTFVNTEYNHARLVRTRGAAAVAGVPGFRFATIPDGLPPSEDDDVTQDIPSLCRSTTETCLGPFRRLLAELNDDSAATGHPLVTCVVSDVVMGFSIDAAKELGLPYVQLWTASTISFLAYQHYRLLMSRGLAPLKDAEQLTNGFLDTPVDDVPGLRSMRFRDFPSFIRTTDLDEFMVRYVLKETGRSAGASAVIVNTFDELEGEAVAAMESLGLARKVYTLGPLPLLAREDPPTPRSSISLSLWKEQAECLRWLDGREPGAVVYVNFGSITVMTNEQLVEFAWGLANSGRQFLWIIRRDLVKGDSAVLPPEFLAATADRGLMASWCPQQEVLDHPSVGAFLTHSGWNSTLEAMCGGVPVISWPFFADQQTNCRYQCNVWGVGMEIDANVRRDAVAGLITELMEGEQGKEMRRKTGEWRDKAIEAAKPGGASHRNFDELVRDVLLPKN
- the LOC112877663 gene encoding EPIDERMAL PATTERNING FACTOR-like protein 1, with amino-acid sequence MAVSSPHRALLAAVLLGFLLGAATSIRTAKFSSSQNLAEDKSRLGSTPPSCRNRCSACNPCTPVQVTTVPGLGGAARVTDDTVAGFSRYSNYKPLGWKCRCDGRLYDP